A genomic window from Vitis riparia cultivar Riparia Gloire de Montpellier isolate 1030 chromosome 18, EGFV_Vit.rip_1.0, whole genome shotgun sequence includes:
- the LOC117906775 gene encoding RNA-binding protein 24-like isoform X2, with product MTPANLAGQFGDTTYTKVFVGGLAWETQKETMKKYFEQFGEILEAVVITDKTTGRSKGYGFVTFREPDAAMRACVDAAPVIDGRRANCNLASLGVQRSKPSTPKHGGGRNFRVMGSFQTGFQGGVGTAFPSAATFPHYAIQQGIPYNLYGYSPYSPDYTYPTSYYSVYGGAAAQYPVYGAGPGGMMTGAGAAFYPYLQFGEGSGGAAASGGYTSGQGYGVQYPHHLVQYSAINSTGGYPQHYGAPMSLAPTPALQSVCFAVPQA from the exons ATGACTCCAGCTAACTTAGCAGGCCAGTTCGGAGACACCACCTACACCAAAGTCTTTGTTGGTGGGTTGGCTTGGGAGACCCAGAAAGAGACCATGAAGAAATACTTTGAACAGTTTGGAGAGATCTTGGAGGCTGTTGTCATCACTGATAAAACCACTGGAAGATCCAAAGGCTATGGATTT GTCACTTTTCGTGAGCCAGATGCTGCCATGAGAGCTTGTGTTGATGCTGCTCCAGTCATAGACGGGAGGAGGGCCAACTGCAATTTAGCCTCTTTGGGTGTCCAAAGATCTAAGCCCTCTACTCCAAAACatg GTGGAGGCAGGAACTTTAGGGTAATGGGATCTTTTCAGACAGGGTTTCAAGGAGGGGTGGGCACAGCTTTTCCTTCAGCAGCAACCTTCCCTCATTATGCCATCCAACAAGGGATACCCTATAATCTTTATGG GTACTCTCCATACTCCCCAGACTACACATATCCTACG AGCTACTACAGTGTTTATGGAGGTGCAGCTGCCCAATATCCTGTGTATGGGGCAGGGCCAGGAGGGATGATGACCGGCGCAGGCGCGGCTTTTTACCCGTATCTTCAGTTCGGAGAAGGGAGCGGAGGAGCAGCGGCTAGTGGTGGCTACACGTCGGGACAGGGCTATGGAGTCCAGTACCCGCACCACCTTGTTCAGTACTCGGCCATCAACTCCACTGGAGGGTACCCTCAGCATTATGGTGCTCCCATGTCTCTTGCCCCTACCCCTGCGTTGCAATCAG TGTGTTTTGCTGTGCCACAGGCGTGA
- the LOC117906775 gene encoding RNA-binding protein 24-like isoform X1, with the protein MTPANLAGQFGDTTYTKVFVGGLAWETQKETMKKYFEQFGEILEAVVITDKTTGRSKGYGFVTFREPDAAMRACVDAAPVIDGRRANCNLASLGVQRSKPSTPKHGGGRNFRVMGSFQTGFQGGVGTAFPSAATFPHYAIQQGIPYNLYGYSPYSPDYTYPTSYYSVYGGAAAQYPVYGAGPGGMMTGAGAAFYPYLQFGEGSGGAAASGGYTSGQGYGVQYPHHLVQYSAINSTGGYPQHYGAPMSLAPTPALQSGVNMALHAPISNR; encoded by the exons ATGACTCCAGCTAACTTAGCAGGCCAGTTCGGAGACACCACCTACACCAAAGTCTTTGTTGGTGGGTTGGCTTGGGAGACCCAGAAAGAGACCATGAAGAAATACTTTGAACAGTTTGGAGAGATCTTGGAGGCTGTTGTCATCACTGATAAAACCACTGGAAGATCCAAAGGCTATGGATTT GTCACTTTTCGTGAGCCAGATGCTGCCATGAGAGCTTGTGTTGATGCTGCTCCAGTCATAGACGGGAGGAGGGCCAACTGCAATTTAGCCTCTTTGGGTGTCCAAAGATCTAAGCCCTCTACTCCAAAACatg GTGGAGGCAGGAACTTTAGGGTAATGGGATCTTTTCAGACAGGGTTTCAAGGAGGGGTGGGCACAGCTTTTCCTTCAGCAGCAACCTTCCCTCATTATGCCATCCAACAAGGGATACCCTATAATCTTTATGG GTACTCTCCATACTCCCCAGACTACACATATCCTACG AGCTACTACAGTGTTTATGGAGGTGCAGCTGCCCAATATCCTGTGTATGGGGCAGGGCCAGGAGGGATGATGACCGGCGCAGGCGCGGCTTTTTACCCGTATCTTCAGTTCGGAGAAGGGAGCGGAGGAGCAGCGGCTAGTGGTGGCTACACGTCGGGACAGGGCTATGGAGTCCAGTACCCGCACCACCTTGTTCAGTACTCGGCCATCAACTCCACTGGAGGGTACCCTCAGCATTATGGTGCTCCCATGTCTCTTGCCCCTACCCCTGCGTTGCAATCAG GCGTGAACATGGCTCTTCATGCACCGATATCAAATCGCTAA
- the LOC117906585 gene encoding auxin response factor 1-like, with product MVMAALNYQLNGSKLGIVNDALYKELWHACAGPLVNVPREQERVYYFPQGHMEQLEASMHQGLDQKMPSFNLPSKILCKVVNVHLRAEPETDEVYAQVTLLPEPDQSEITSPDPPLPEPQSCTVHSFCKTLTASDTSTHGGFSVLRRHADECLPPLDMSQNPPWQELVAKDLHGNEWHFRHIFRGQPRRHLLTTGWSVFVSSKRLAAGDAFIFLRGENGELRVGVRRLMRQLNNVPPSVISSHSMHLGVLATASHAITTGTLFSVFYKPRASPSEFIVSVNKYLEARNHKVSVGMRFKMRFEGDEAPERRFSGTIVGVGDTGSSGWADSEWRSLKVQWDEPSSILRPERVSPWELEPLVTETPLTAQPMQRSKRPRSPVLSSPTPGLSAFAVKTNPHSFTVSYSSTAVSNNSAYWPQQSEPVPELFTPVPNKEYGKKKPENGNGYRLFGIQLVDNSNVEETLPVTTISSGAGEDQPVVCLDADSDHQSQRSNINQSKTPTVGSDPEKSCLGSSLLQSRQIRSCTKVHMQGMAVGRAVDLTQFSSYKELLSKLEEMFDIKGELCGPTKKWQVVYTDDEDDMMMVGDDPWHEFCSMVRKIFIYTVEEVKELSPKAKLPLKGEFKPGKPDSKTTIGTEDHSSMVGSGF from the exons atGGTTATGGCGGCTTTAAATTATCAGCTCAATGGATCTAAATTAG GGATCGTCAATGATGCTTTATATAAGGAACTTTGGCATGCCTGTGCTGGGCCTCTGGTTAATGTACCTCGTGAACAGGAACGTGTTTATTACTTTCCTCAAGGCCATATGGAACAG CTTGAAGCATCGATGCATCAGGGGCTGGACCAGAAGATGCCTTCATTCAATTTACCATCTAAGATCCTATGCAAAGTAGTTAACGTACATCTTCGG GCTGAACCTGAAACTGATGAAGTTTATGCACAAGTTACATTGTTGCCTGAACCAGAT CAAAGTGAGATAACTTCTCCAGATCCTCCACTTCCTGAACCTCAAAGTTGCACTGTCCATTCATTTTGTAAGACACTTACCGCTTCTGACACAAGCACTCATGGGGGATTCTCTGTTCTTCGGAGGCACGCAGATGAATGCTTGCCACCATTG GATATGTCCCAGAATCCACCATGGCAAGAATTGGTTGCTAAAGATTTGCATGGAAATGAATGGCATTTTCGTCATATTTTTCGAG GTCAACCTAGACGTCATCTGCTCACAACTGGATGGAGTGTTTTTGTTAGTTCTAAGAGATTAGCAGCTGGTGATGCATTTATATTCCTTAG aggagaaaatggagaattgcGTGTTGGAGTTCGGAGGCTCATGAGACAACTGAACAATGTGCCACCATCTGTAATATCAAGTCACAGCATGCATCTTGGAGTCCTTGCTACTGCATCTCATGCCATCACTACTGGTACCCTATTTTCCGTCTTCTACAAACCAAG GGCAAGTCCATCCGAGTTTATCGTTAGTGTCAACAAGTACCTTGAAGCTCGAAACCACAAGGTTTCTGTGGGTATGAGATTTAAGATGAGATTTGAAGGTGATGAGGCTCCAGAAAGGAG ATTCAGTGGCACAATAGTTGGTGTTGGAGATACTGGATCATCAGGATGGGCAGATTCTGAGTGGAGATCCTTAAAG GTTCAATGGGATGAACCTTCTTCCATCTTGAGGCCAGAAAGGGTATCGCCATGGGAATTGGAGCCACTTGTGACAGAAACTCCTTTGACAGCTCAACCAATGCAAAGAAGCAAACGGCCACGATCACCAGTTTTATCTTCACCAACCCCAGGCCTTTCAGCTTTTG CTGTGAAGACCAACCCTCATAGCTTTACTGTTAGCTACTCAAGTACTGCTGTTTCCAACAATTCAGCATATTGGCCCCAACAATCCGAGCCTGTGCCTGAATTGTTTACCCCAGTTCCCAATAAAGAATATGGAAAAAAGAAACCAGAAAATGGCAATGGCTATAGGTTATTTGGGATTCAACTGGTTGACAATTCCAATGTGGAAGAAACTTTGCCTGTCACGACCATCTCTTCTGGTGCTGGCGAGGATCAGCCAGTTGTCTGTTTGGATGCTGACTCTGACCATCAATCTCAACGTTCAAATATTAATCAATCCAAAACTCCTACAGTTGGCAGCGATCCTGAGAAGTCATGCCTGGGATCTTCTCTACTGCAAAGTCGGCAAATACGAAGCTGCACTAAG GTTCACATGCAAGGCATGGCTGTTGGAAGGGCTGTGGATTTGACACAGTTTAGCAGCTACAAAGAGCTTCTCAGCAAACTCGAAGAGATGTTTGACATCAAAGGTGAGCTCTGCGGACCCACCAAAAAATGGCAGGTTGTCTACACTGATGATGAGGATGATATGATGATGGTTGGAGATGACCCTTGGCA TGAGTTCTGCAGTATGGTAAGGAAGATCTTCATATACACAGTGGAGGAAGTCAAGGAACTGTCTCCAAAGGCGAAACTTCCACTCAAGGGAGAGTTCAAACCAGGCAAGCCAGATTCTAAGACGACGATTGGCACTGAAGATCACTCGTCCATGGTGGGGTCTGGATTTTGA